In Vibrio marisflavi CECT 7928, the following are encoded in one genomic region:
- the ansB gene encoding L-asparaginase 2, with product MFIPYKNVKTILITLSLLFITNLSFAAGKPHIVILATGGTIAGAGNSATQSEYTAGQLGVNQLVKAVPEINNVADITGEQISNIGSQDMNNAVWLKLAHRVNELLAKPDVDGVVITHGTDTMEETAYFLDLTVHSDKPVVLVGAMRPATAMSADGPKNLYSAVVTATDKQSQGRGVLIVMNDLVLSARGATKFNTTGVQAFKSPNFGPLGRVHDGRVEYQGTRQTIHTSKSIFDVSKLKSLPKVAIVYNYADASPLAAKAFIGDGYQGIVSAGVGNGNMNEQMLATLSQAADKGVMVVRSSRVATGPTTLNAEVNDSKYHFVAAGTLNPQKSRVLLMLALTKTDNYKQVQEYFGEY from the coding sequence ATGTTCATACCCTACAAAAATGTAAAAACCATTCTAATTACACTTTCTCTTCTGTTTATCACCAACCTGTCATTCGCTGCTGGAAAACCCCATATTGTGATTTTGGCTACAGGCGGAACCATTGCTGGTGCTGGAAATTCTGCTACTCAATCTGAATACACTGCAGGTCAACTAGGAGTAAATCAGCTAGTTAAAGCTGTGCCGGAAATTAACAACGTGGCAGATATAACCGGTGAGCAAATTTCAAATATCGGTTCTCAAGATATGAACAATGCCGTTTGGTTGAAGTTAGCGCATCGAGTTAACGAGCTACTAGCCAAACCAGATGTCGATGGTGTTGTCATTACTCATGGCACTGACACTATGGAAGAAACGGCTTATTTTCTAGATCTTACCGTTCATAGTGACAAGCCTGTTGTATTGGTGGGAGCCATGCGACCTGCAACCGCGATGAGTGCTGATGGTCCTAAAAATCTCTATAGCGCAGTAGTGACAGCGACGGACAAGCAGTCTCAAGGCCGTGGTGTTTTGATAGTAATGAATGATTTGGTACTCAGCGCTCGTGGTGCTACGAAGTTTAATACCACTGGAGTACAAGCATTCAAGTCACCAAACTTCGGTCCTTTGGGGCGTGTTCATGACGGTAGAGTTGAGTATCAAGGAACTCGACAAACCATACATACTAGCAAGTCTATTTTTGACGTTAGCAAGCTTAAATCTCTACCTAAAGTTGCGATTGTCTATAACTATGCCGATGCTTCTCCACTTGCCGCTAAAGCATTTATTGGCGATGGCTATCAAGGAATAGTTTCTGCTGGTGTAGGTAATGGCAATATGAATGAACAAATGCTTGCGACATTAAGTCAAGCTGCCGATAAAGGAGTAATGGTTGTGCGTTCATCAAGAGTTGCTACCGGGCCAACTACACTCAATGCTGAAGTCAATGATAGTAAATACCACTTTGTTGCAGCAGGCACTCTCAACCCCCAAAAGTCTCGAGTGTTGCTTATGCTAGCGCTAACCAAAACCGATAACTATAAACAAGTACAAGAGTATTTTGGTGAATATTAA
- the rlmF gene encoding 23S rRNA (adenine(1618)-N(6))-methyltransferase RlmF gives MSQNRKPTQPKTVAKSLPEIKITKVNSPKGLHARNKHQGRYHFPELVKVLPELKRHITTNPAGEQTINFSDPLAVKLLNKALLSRFYQVTEWDIPQGYLCPPIPGRADYIHRAAELLSKDGIDVSKVRALDIGVGANCIYPIIGVCDYDWHYTTSDVDPISIDNANQIIRSNSVLKDKVECRLQKNSRYLFQDIIQPGETYHITTCNPPFHKSLKEAQQGTQRKLNNLNANRAKRSNGLEKQQKKAPQSQPALNFGGQKAELWCPGGEAEFIKNMAIESRKFSQQVIWFTTLISKKDNVRWMQKQLKKVGVREIQIVEMSQGQKISRFVAWTFHSAQQRQRGLSKF, from the coding sequence ATGAGCCAAAACAGAAAGCCGACTCAACCTAAGACGGTAGCAAAATCACTCCCTGAAATAAAAATCACTAAGGTAAACTCTCCTAAGGGACTGCATGCGCGCAATAAACACCAAGGCCGCTATCATTTTCCTGAGTTAGTTAAAGTATTGCCCGAACTTAAACGGCATATCACCACTAATCCTGCGGGCGAACAGACGATTAACTTTTCCGATCCGTTGGCGGTAAAGTTATTGAACAAAGCACTGCTTAGTCGATTCTATCAAGTCACAGAATGGGATATTCCTCAGGGGTATCTCTGCCCACCAATTCCGGGTCGAGCGGATTATATTCACCGTGCGGCAGAATTACTCAGTAAAGATGGTATCGATGTCTCCAAGGTAAGAGCACTGGACATTGGTGTTGGAGCAAACTGTATTTATCCCATCATTGGTGTATGTGATTATGATTGGCACTATACAACAAGCGATGTTGATCCTATTTCGATAGACAATGCAAATCAGATAATCCGTAGCAATTCTGTGTTAAAGGATAAGGTGGAGTGTCGATTACAAAAAAACAGCCGCTATTTATTCCAAGACATTATTCAGCCGGGCGAAACTTATCACATTACCACCTGCAACCCTCCCTTTCATAAGTCTCTAAAAGAGGCCCAGCAGGGGACACAACGAAAGCTTAACAACCTTAATGCCAATCGAGCCAAGCGAAGTAATGGCCTTGAAAAGCAGCAGAAAAAAGCTCCTCAGTCCCAGCCTGCTCTTAACTTTGGTGGGCAGAAAGCTGAACTGTGGTGTCCGGGTGGTGAAGCTGAGTTTATTAAGAACATGGCCATTGAGAGTCGCAAGTTTTCACAGCAGGTGATTTGGTTCACCACACTGATCTCCAAGAAAGACAATGTGCGATGGATGCAAAAGCAATTGAAAAAAGTCGGCGTACGAGAAATTCAGATTGTAGAAATGAGCCAAGGGCAGAAGATCAGCCGATTTGTTGCCTGGACATTTCACAGCGCCCAACAACGCCAGCGTGGTTTGTCTAAATTCTAG
- the smpB gene encoding SsrA-binding protein SmpB — protein sequence MAKKKSKSKAGSNTIALNKKARHEYFIDDEIEAGMELQGWEVKSLRQGKANIAESYVFMRDGEAFVSGMTITPLNQASTHVVANPTRVRKLLLSRRELDNLFGRINREGMTLAALSLYWSRSWVKIKIGVAKGKKLHDKRDDAKDKDWQRQKARVMKSSLR from the coding sequence ATGGCAAAGAAAAAATCGAAATCAAAAGCGGGTAGTAACACTATCGCGCTAAATAAAAAGGCTCGCCACGAGTATTTCATTGATGATGAAATCGAAGCAGGCATGGAGCTACAAGGCTGGGAAGTCAAATCACTAAGGCAAGGTAAAGCCAATATTGCAGAAAGTTATGTCTTTATGCGTGATGGTGAAGCTTTTGTGAGTGGGATGACGATTACTCCTCTTAACCAAGCGTCCACTCATGTGGTTGCTAATCCAACACGCGTGCGTAAATTACTACTATCACGCCGCGAATTAGACAACTTATTTGGCCGTATCAACCGCGAAGGTATGACGCTTGCTGCACTATCACTATATTGGTCTCGCTCTTGGGTGAAGATAAAGATTGGTGTCGCAAAAGGTAAAAAGCTTCATGACAAACGTGATGATGCGAAAGACAAAGATTGGCAAAGGCAAAAAGCTCGCGTCATGAAGAGCTCATTGCGTTAA
- a CDS encoding SRPBCC family protein, whose protein sequence is MKQVTRSALVSFSAEQMYDLVNDVEKYPEFLPGCSGSRIIENGEDKMVASVDVSKAGISKTFTTSNHLIPGASVLMNLVDGPFKVLKGGWHFTPLDDMACKVELKLEFEFSSKLVEMAFGKVFNELTSNMVNAFTTRAKQVYA, encoded by the coding sequence ATGAAGCAAGTCACCCGTTCAGCATTAGTATCGTTTAGTGCTGAGCAGATGTACGATTTGGTCAATGATGTGGAAAAGTATCCAGAATTTCTACCGGGATGCTCAGGTTCTCGGATCATCGAAAACGGCGAAGACAAAATGGTTGCATCGGTCGACGTGTCAAAAGCGGGGATCAGTAAAACATTCACTACATCCAATCACCTGATTCCTGGAGCATCTGTGCTGATGAATTTGGTGGACGGGCCGTTTAAGGTGTTAAAAGGTGGTTGGCATTTTACTCCGCTAGATGATATGGCTTGCAAAGTCGAACTGAAACTGGAGTTTGAGTTTTCGAGTAAGCTTGTGGAAATGGCTTTTGGTAAGGTATTTAACGAGCTGACTAGCAACATGGTGAATGCGTTTACGACGCGAGCTAAGCAGGTATACGCTTGA
- the grpE gene encoding nucleotide exchange factor GrpE encodes MSTEENKVKEEELKSQEEQLAQDVEQDVEVVGSESDIEWNEEAQVSEQEAKIAQLEAALLSSEAKVQEQQESVLRAKAEVENMRRRTEQEIDKARKYALNKFSEELLPVIDNLERAIQAADAENEIVKPILEGVELTHKTFIDVVSKFGLKEINPEGEKFNPELHQAMSIQESADHEPNTVMFVMQKGYELNGRVIRPAMVMVSK; translated from the coding sequence ATGAGCACCGAAGAAAATAAAGTGAAAGAGGAAGAGCTGAAGTCGCAAGAAGAACAACTGGCTCAAGATGTTGAGCAGGATGTAGAAGTTGTGGGTTCTGAATCTGATATCGAATGGAACGAAGAAGCACAAGTAAGCGAGCAAGAAGCAAAGATTGCTCAGCTTGAAGCTGCGTTGCTATCCAGTGAAGCGAAAGTACAAGAACAACAAGAGTCTGTTCTTCGTGCGAAGGCTGAAGTTGAGAACATGCGTCGTCGTACAGAGCAAGAAATTGATAAAGCGCGTAAATACGCACTAAACAAATTCTCTGAAGAACTGCTGCCTGTTATCGATAACCTAGAGCGCGCTATCCAAGCTGCTGATGCAGAAAATGAAATCGTGAAGCCAATCCTTGAAGGTGTAGAGCTTACACATAAAACATTTATTGATGTGGTAAGTAAGTTTGGCCTAAAAGAAATTAACCCTGAAGGCGAGAAATTTAACCCTGAACTTCATCAAGCAATGTCAATCCAAGAAAGTGCTGATCACGAGCCAAACACGGTTATGTTCGTAATGCAAAAAGGCTACGAGCTAAATGGTCGTGTTATCCGCCCTGCAATGGTGATGGTTTCGAAATAA
- the recN gene encoding DNA repair protein RecN, with product MLVHLNVNNFAIVKSLQLELFKGMTTITGETGAGKSIAIDALSLCLGGRSEASMVRQGEEKTEVSATFRIDNNTHATHWLEEHELLDGDECLLRRTITKEGRSRAFVNGSPVPLSQLKSLGQLLINIHGQHAHHQLLKPEHQLSMLDQYAGHTALLDDTRQAYLTWRRAENTLKQLVENSQQNLAQKQLLEYQVKELNELAVGETEFSELDAEHKRLANSGELASHCQQTIELIYEGENVNALGVLQTASQYLVQLAELDEKLKELPNMLAEAMIHIEETNTELRNYLDNIEVNPERMAFVEERFSKIMSMARKHHVAPEELYQHHQDLHSQIEALDCSDEKLEQLAEDVELKQQVFLDTSTKLNKSRQKYAKELNKLISQSMHELSMEKAKFCIEVSEQISSPSALGTDNVEFLVCTNPGQPMQPIAKVASGGELSRISLAIQVITAQKVDTPSLIFDEVDVGISGPTAAVVGKMLRTLGNSTQVLCVTHLPQVAGCGHQQLFVAKQTKNGMTETQMRLLDDNQRITELARLLGGSQITESTLANAKELVIAA from the coding sequence ATGTTGGTTCATTTAAACGTTAATAATTTTGCTATCGTAAAATCTTTGCAACTTGAACTATTCAAAGGAATGACAACAATCACCGGTGAAACTGGTGCCGGAAAATCCATTGCCATTGACGCCCTTAGCCTCTGCTTAGGAGGTCGTTCTGAAGCCAGTATGGTTCGTCAAGGGGAAGAGAAAACCGAAGTCAGTGCTACCTTCCGAATAGATAATAACACCCACGCAACACATTGGCTGGAGGAGCATGAACTACTTGATGGTGATGAGTGCCTGCTTAGAAGGACTATCACCAAGGAAGGGCGCTCACGCGCTTTCGTCAACGGCAGTCCAGTCCCACTTTCTCAACTAAAGTCTCTTGGTCAACTGCTAATCAATATTCATGGGCAGCATGCACATCATCAATTGCTAAAACCTGAACATCAACTATCAATGTTGGATCAGTATGCCGGACATACCGCGTTACTTGATGATACTCGACAAGCCTACTTAACATGGCGAAGAGCAGAAAATACTCTTAAACAACTCGTAGAAAATAGCCAACAAAATTTGGCTCAAAAGCAACTCCTTGAATACCAAGTCAAAGAGCTCAATGAGCTAGCTGTCGGTGAAACGGAGTTTTCTGAGCTAGATGCTGAACATAAACGCCTCGCAAACAGTGGAGAACTTGCTAGCCACTGCCAACAAACAATTGAGCTTATTTATGAAGGTGAAAATGTGAATGCTCTTGGCGTTTTGCAAACGGCTAGCCAATATTTAGTCCAGTTAGCTGAGCTTGATGAAAAGCTTAAAGAGCTGCCAAATATGCTTGCTGAAGCCATGATCCACATAGAAGAAACTAACACTGAGTTGCGTAACTATCTGGACAACATAGAGGTAAACCCAGAGAGAATGGCATTCGTGGAAGAGCGTTTTTCAAAGATCATGTCTATGGCTCGCAAGCACCATGTCGCGCCAGAAGAGCTCTACCAACACCATCAAGATTTGCACTCTCAAATTGAAGCGCTAGATTGTTCGGACGAAAAACTAGAACAGCTTGCAGAAGATGTTGAACTCAAACAGCAAGTTTTTTTGGATACCTCAACAAAGCTCAATAAGTCTCGCCAAAAATATGCCAAAGAGCTCAACAAACTCATTAGTCAAAGCATGCACGAACTTAGCATGGAGAAAGCTAAATTCTGTATAGAAGTCAGTGAGCAGATTTCTTCTCCAAGTGCTTTAGGTACCGACAATGTTGAGTTTTTGGTTTGTACTAACCCCGGCCAACCAATGCAACCAATTGCGAAAGTTGCCTCTGGTGGTGAACTGTCTCGAATATCCTTAGCCATTCAGGTGATCACGGCGCAAAAGGTCGACACTCCGAGTCTAATTTTCGATGAAGTCGACGTTGGAATCAGTGGCCCAACCGCTGCTGTTGTGGGCAAAATGCTGCGTACATTAGGCAACTCAACGCAAGTACTCTGTGTAACGCACCTTCCTCAAGTTGCAGGTTGTGGTCACCAGCAATTGTTTGTGGCTAAGCAAACAAAGAATGGCATGACTGAAACTCAAATGCGCTTACTGGATGACAATCAACGTATTACTGAGTTGGCAAGGTTGCTTGGTGGTAGCCAAATAACTGAGTCCACCTTAGCAAATGCGAAAGAGCTAGTTATCGCGGCTTAA
- a CDS encoding dicarboxylate/amino acid:cation symporter has translation MDKSLSSKIFIGLFAGLLLGTAIQYLFSNISFFDTYVLGAAEGAGGMFVSLIKLLVIPLVYVSIVCGIVELKDITAFGRLGGKTFTLYIVNTIIAISVALTIGMIFQPGAGANLAGTVSHSVELATTDTPDIFSLVVNIVPSNPIQAFADGDMLQIIFMAILTGLAIQALDKRGGPAVNTFKMANEIMMKLVGLVMSLAPYGVFALMVQLGATLDSHTLLSVAGYVALVLAVLVFWIFVFYPMAVGMTTKISPLKFSRATREQVMFSLSTSSSNATIPVTLRTLTEKLNVSKSVAGFGVPLGATMNMSGVSIYITLATIFVANAFGQPINAADIFTLGLTILLLSVGAGGVPGGGVVMIGVLLHQLGLPPEGLAIVAAVDRICDMFCTSSNVVGDTAVNTIVAKSEGEIEPAVKEPQQVALNNS, from the coding sequence ATGGATAAGTCGCTCTCAAGTAAGATTTTTATCGGCTTGTTTGCAGGATTGCTACTAGGTACAGCTATTCAGTATCTATTCAGTAATATTAGTTTTTTTGATACTTATGTCCTCGGTGCAGCGGAAGGCGCTGGAGGTATGTTTGTATCATTGATCAAACTTCTTGTTATCCCTCTAGTATATGTTTCTATTGTATGCGGCATTGTGGAGTTAAAAGATATCACAGCTTTTGGTCGACTAGGTGGCAAGACGTTTACTTTATACATCGTAAACACCATCATTGCTATCAGTGTAGCATTGACCATCGGTATGATTTTCCAACCAGGTGCTGGCGCTAACCTAGCGGGCACTGTGTCTCATTCGGTTGAATTAGCGACTACAGATACGCCAGATATTTTTTCTTTAGTTGTAAACATCGTGCCAAGCAACCCTATCCAGGCGTTTGCTGACGGCGACATGTTACAAATCATCTTCATGGCAATTTTGACAGGTTTGGCTATTCAGGCGTTGGATAAGCGTGGTGGGCCAGCAGTAAACACGTTCAAAATGGCTAACGAAATCATGATGAAGCTAGTTGGCTTGGTAATGAGCCTAGCACCATATGGTGTGTTTGCTTTGATGGTTCAACTTGGTGCGACATTAGATTCACACACACTTCTATCTGTAGCAGGTTACGTTGCGTTAGTTTTAGCAGTGCTTGTATTCTGGATTTTTGTTTTCTATCCAATGGCTGTTGGTATGACGACAAAAATTTCACCGCTTAAGTTTTCACGTGCAACTCGCGAACAGGTGATGTTCTCTCTATCTACTTCGAGCTCAAATGCAACGATTCCGGTAACACTTAGAACGCTAACTGAAAAGCTGAACGTATCTAAGTCAGTAGCTGGTTTTGGTGTGCCTTTAGGCGCGACAATGAATATGTCAGGCGTTTCAATTTATATCACGCTTGCGACCATTTTCGTTGCTAACGCATTTGGTCAGCCGATCAACGCAGCTGATATCTTCACTTTGGGCTTAACAATCTTGTTGCTATCTGTTGGCGCTGGCGGTGTTCCTGGTGGTGGTGTTGTTATGATTGGTGTGTTGCTTCACCAACTAGGCTTGCCACCAGAAGGGCTAGCAATCGTCGCAGCAGTTGACCGTATCTGTGACATGTTCTGTACATCTTCGAATGTGGTAGGTGATACAGCAGTGAATACCATCGTGGCGAAGAGTGAAGGTGAAATTGAGCCTGCAGTAAAAGAACCTCAGCAAGTTGCTCTAAACAACTCTTAA
- a CDS encoding rhodanese-like domain-containing protein has translation MVRLVIALLSVVTFSGLTTEFPNRVSYPDVQVINIDELHTRLDEVNIIDVRSKLEFDVIHITGSKHIPMANIGFESAVKNLASTEKTLVFYCNGIECIKSYTAAQRAAAVTDNIEILAFDSGVLQWAQSHPSHTMLFGKTLNATNKLINKEKFEQHLLDVKEFEQKAQQKGAILIDVREPIQRNQTILNQFSSRTIPFYKFDDVFNWAQKDQTLLIYDAVGKQVRWLQYLLESKGFNNYYFLQGGVEGYLKGSNSS, from the coding sequence ATGGTAAGACTGGTTATCGCTTTATTATCAGTAGTGACCTTTTCCGGGCTCACTACTGAATTTCCGAACCGAGTGAGTTACCCAGATGTTCAAGTTATCAATATTGATGAATTACATACTCGGCTCGATGAGGTAAATATAATCGATGTAAGATCTAAGCTTGAGTTTGATGTTATACACATCACCGGATCCAAGCATATTCCTATGGCGAATATAGGCTTTGAGAGTGCGGTAAAAAACTTAGCGAGCACTGAGAAAACGCTTGTTTTTTATTGTAATGGTATTGAATGTATCAAGTCTTATACTGCTGCGCAGAGAGCGGCGGCTGTGACTGACAACATAGAGATATTGGCATTCGATAGCGGCGTTCTGCAATGGGCACAATCTCACCCTAGCCACACAATGCTATTTGGTAAGACGCTAAATGCCACAAATAAGCTCATCAATAAAGAAAAGTTTGAACAGCATTTATTAGATGTAAAAGAGTTTGAGCAAAAGGCACAGCAAAAGGGCGCAATACTCATTGATGTGCGAGAGCCCATTCAAAGAAATCAAACAATCCTCAACCAGTTTTCTTCAAGAACCATCCCTTTTTATAAGTTTGATGACGTCTTTAATTGGGCTCAAAAAGACCAGACACTTCTCATATACGATGCGGTAGGCAAACAAGTCAGGTGGCTACAATATCTATTGGAATCTAAAGGTTTTAACAATTACTACTTTTTGCAGGGCGGGGTAGAAGGGTATTTGAAAGGCTCTAATTCATCCTGA
- the nadK gene encoding NAD(+) kinase gives MSKPFEVIAIIGKPRDQQAIQTHKELFLWLSSEGYEVFIDERLADVLTDIPKQNFASLLEIGQKANLAIVVGGDGNMLGAARVLSRFDISVIGVNKGSLGFLTDLNPEDFQQSLKEVLKGKFIEEQRFLLETEIHRHGQVKSHNAALNEAVLHPGQVAHMIEFEVYIEDTFAFSQRSDGLIVSTPTGSTAYSLSGGGPILSPNLNAISLVPMFPHTLSSRPLVVDAKNRIKLIVSPNNHGTQEISCDGQISLPVSPGDEVVIYQSPNKLRLIHPEDYRYYHVLRNKLGWSSKLF, from the coding sequence ATGAGTAAACCATTTGAAGTCATCGCTATCATTGGAAAACCGCGAGATCAACAAGCTATTCAGACTCACAAAGAGCTATTTTTATGGTTATCTTCTGAAGGTTATGAGGTTTTCATTGATGAACGCTTAGCCGATGTACTAACTGACATCCCAAAACAAAACTTCGCGAGTTTATTAGAAATTGGCCAGAAAGCTAACCTTGCTATCGTCGTTGGCGGTGATGGCAATATGCTCGGAGCCGCGCGTGTACTTTCACGCTTCGATATATCTGTCATTGGTGTCAACAAAGGCAGCCTCGGTTTCCTGACAGACCTTAATCCAGAAGATTTTCAGCAATCACTAAAAGAAGTACTCAAAGGGAAGTTTATTGAAGAGCAGCGATTCTTGCTCGAAACAGAAATTCATCGCCACGGACAAGTAAAGAGCCACAATGCCGCGCTAAATGAAGCCGTTCTGCACCCAGGACAAGTGGCTCATATGATTGAGTTTGAAGTTTATATCGAAGACACTTTTGCATTCTCACAACGATCAGACGGACTCATTGTTTCAACGCCGACAGGCTCCACGGCTTACTCTTTATCGGGCGGAGGGCCAATTTTATCGCCAAACCTAAATGCGATATCGCTGGTTCCAATGTTCCCACACACCTTATCCAGCAGGCCATTAGTGGTTGACGCGAAAAACAGAATCAAACTCATTGTGTCGCCGAACAACCATGGTACACAAGAAATCAGCTGCGATGGTCAAATTTCACTTCCTGTCTCTCCCGGTGACGAAGTTGTTATCTATCAAAGCCCGAACAAGCTGAGGCTTATTCACCCAGAAGATTATCGTTATTACCACGTACTTAGGAACAAGCTCGGCTGGTCAAGTAAACTGTTTTAA
- a CDS encoding RnfH family protein gives MSIETKMIHVEVVYALPHEQRVLTLAVSSEMTVKEIIEQSGVLAQYPEINLEKNKVGVFSRNISLDATVNDKDRIEIYRPLLADPKEIRRKRAEQAKTAGSADPVTGGKPSSLRKSEA, from the coding sequence ATGAGCATTGAAACAAAAATGATTCATGTTGAAGTTGTTTACGCTTTACCTCACGAGCAGCGCGTGCTGACTCTTGCTGTGAGCAGCGAGATGACGGTAAAAGAGATTATTGAGCAATCAGGTGTATTAGCCCAGTACCCAGAAATCAATTTAGAAAAAAATAAGGTCGGCGTGTTTAGTCGAAATATCTCTTTAGATGCAACTGTTAATGACAAGGATCGGATTGAGATTTACCGCCCACTGCTCGCTGATCCAAAAGAAATTCGCCGTAAGCGTGCAGAGCAAGCAAAAACTGCTGGAAGTGCTGACCCAGTTACGGGTGGAAAGCCCAGCTCACTAAGAAAAAGTGAAGCGTAA
- the bamE gene encoding outer membrane protein assembly factor BamE codes for MQLKKWLIAIPLSVSLLSLSGCSVLERFVYRIDINQGNYVEQKEVNKLRLGMTKDQVRFVMGSPMLVENGYPDIWYYIYRHTAGHEAPVQKDLVVYFDNQGKLTKISGDYPPSKSFDDAAS; via the coding sequence ATGCAATTAAAGAAGTGGCTTATCGCTATTCCACTATCAGTATCTCTGCTCTCGTTATCAGGCTGCTCTGTGTTAGAAAGGTTTGTCTATCGCATTGACATCAACCAAGGCAACTATGTAGAGCAAAAAGAAGTTAATAAGCTTAGACTTGGTATGACTAAAGATCAGGTTCGCTTTGTCATGGGTTCACCTATGTTGGTTGAAAATGGCTACCCAGACATCTGGTATTATATCTATCGCCACACAGCAGGGCATGAAGCTCCTGTACAAAAAGATCTGGTCGTGTACTTCGATAATCAAGGCAAATTGACTAAGATTTCTGGTGATTATCCGCCATCAAAAAGCTTTGATGACGCCGCCAGTTAA